CGGCACGGCGAGCACCCGGACGGCGAGCTAGCGCCGCCGCGGGTCGACGTCGTCTACTACATCCGCTTCGGCGACCGGATGAAGATCGGCACGAGCGCCAACCCGCGGCAGCGGCTCGGCACGCTGCGGCACGACGAGCTGCTGGCCTTCGAGCGCGGCGGGCGGGCGATCGAGCGGGCCCGGCACGCCGAGTTCGCGCGGCAGCGCTTCGCCCGCACCGAGTGGTTCGAACTCGACGCCGAGCTGCGGGCGCACGTGGCCGCGCTCGCGGCGGGGCAGCCGGATCCGTGGGAGCTGCTCGCCCGCTGGCGGAGCGAGGCGCTGGCGTCGCGGGTCAGCTGAGGCGGGCGGTCGCGCGGCTCACCCGGCCGCGGCCGACGGCGGCGCCTCCCGCAGGTAGGCGTCCACCAGGAACGGGCCGCGGATCTCGCGGAGCCGGTCGAGGAGCAGGTCCACCGTGCCGCGGGTGAGCCCCGAGACGCACAGGTCGTAGGGCCCGAGGGGCGGCAGCTTGCCCGTGCGGATGCGGATGACCTCCCACCCGGCGGACCGCAACGCCCGGTCCTTGCGCCGGTCGGCCTCCTCGCGGCGGCCGACGTGCTCGAGGCCGTGGCGGCCGGTGCTGTCGTACTCGATCGCGACCCGCAGCTCGGGCAGCAGGATGTCGGGCCACGCCTCGAGGTGCTCGAAGAACGGGCGCGCGAGCCGCACCGCGGTGAGGCCGGGCGTGTGATCGAGGCGGGCGGCGAGCTCCTGCCGCAGGCGCTCCTCGACGGCGGACGCGGGCGGCGGCGCGCACGCGCTCGCGAACGGCTCGCCGACGGGGAGGTCGGGCGTCTTCCCGCAGACGGCGGGGGAGCGGCGGCGGCGGGCGGGCGTGGCGGCCGCAGCCGCGGCCGAGGAGGCGCGTCGCTCGGCCGGGCCCGCCGTGCTCGGGGTGCCGTCCTTCCCGCGCCGCTCGCGGGTCGTGCCGCCGACCGCGGGCCGGCCGTCGCGCGCGCCCCGCCGCGGACGCGCGGGCGCGGACCCGGACCCGACGGCCGAGGACGGGGATCCGCCCGCCGCATCGGACCCGGACACGCCCGCCACCGGCCCCGCCACGAGCGGCGACGCCCCCGGCCAGCGCACCTGGTCCGCCATCGGCAGCACGGGCGTGCGCGGCGCCGCGGCCTCCGCGCAGTCCGGGCACCACGACGAGCGGCGGCGCTCGCGGCCCGGCCGCCGCCGCTGCTCCTCGGGCGTCGCGACGAAGACGTGCCCGACGTCGCACTGCCACGTGAGGAGGACGTCGGCCGCGGGCGGCACCTGCGTGAGCGTGATGCCGCGGTTCAGGTCGGGGTGGTACTGCCGGATGAGCACGGGGAACGACGCCCACGCCTCCCGGTAGGTGCCCACCGGGTATGGCACGTCGAGGCCGCGCGACCAGCGGCGCCGCGCCCACCACGCATCCACCGGCTCGGGCATGCCGTCACGCTAGGGGCGACCACCGACGTCGCGCCCTAGCCTGGGGCGATGCCCGACCTCGCGACCGACCGCCTGCTCCTCCGCCGCTTCACGGACGCCGACTCGCCCTTCCTCCTCGACCTGCACGCGCGGCCCGAGGTGATGCGGTGGATCGGCTCCGGCGCGACGCAGGCGGATCCCGCGCAGGCCGCCGCGCGCGCCGCCCGCTACGCCGCGCTCGACCACCCGGTGCGCGGGATCTGGGCGATCGAGGATCGCGACGGCGGGGCCCTGCTCGGCACGCTCCTGCTCAAGGAGCTGCCCGCGTCGGCCGCGCCGCTCGCCGGCGACGACCCCGCCCCGCGCGACGCGCCGGCGGAGGGCGAGACGGAGATCGGCTGGCACCTGCACCCGGACGCGTGGGGTCGCGGCGTCGCGACGGAGGCCGCCCGGCGGGTGCTCGCGCACGCGGCCGAGGGCGGGCTCGCGCGCGTTCTCGCGGTCACGAACCCGGCGAACGCGCCGTCGCAGGCCGTGTGCCGCCGCATCGGGATGCGTCCCCTCGGCCGCACGCGCGCCTACTACGACGCGGACTGCGAGCTGTTCCGGGTCGACCTGCCCTGACCCGGAGGACGGCGCGCGAGGTCGATCGTGCATGGTCCACCGCGGACCCATGTGACATGGCACCGGCCTCCGGGGCTAGCGTGGGAGGCGATGCGAGGGGGCACCGCGACGATGCGGGGCGTCCGGATCCGCATCGCGCACCTGGAGGACGATCGACGATGATCACGCAACCATCCGCACCCGGACGCGGGACGCCCGCCGCGGGCGAGGCCCCGAGCCCCGCGAGGAGGAGGGGCATCCGGGCGCTCGCCGTCACCGCGGGGCTCGCCACCGCTCTGTCCCTCACGGGCCTGCCGGCGCACGCCGCGACGCCCGCTCCGGCGCCCGCCGCCGCCCGCGCGGCCGCTCCCGCCGCCGCGACCCCGCCGGCCCCCGCGGCCGTAGAGGACGCCACCTTCACGCCCGGTGAGGCCCGCCTCGACACGGCCGGGAAGGTGATCCAGGCCCACGGCGGCCAGATCGTCCCGTCCGTCGACGAGGCCGGCGACACGATCTACTACTGGTACGGCGAGGACCGCTCCAACGGCTACGCCTCGAGCCCCGGCGTGCACGTCTACTCCTCGCGCGACCTCGAGGCCTGGACCGACGAGGGCCTCGCCCTCCGTGCCATGTCGTCGCCCGACCAGTTCGACGCCGACCCCTACTTCGCCGGCCTCTACGGCGACCTCGACGCCGACGCGCGCGCCGCCGTCTACGAGGACCTCGGCACCGTGCCCGCCGCCGGATCCACGCGCCCCGCCGCGATCCTCGAGCGCCCGAAGGTGATCCACAACGCGGCGACCGGCCAGTGGGTGATGTGGATCCACACCGACGGACCCACCGCCACGAGCGACGCGCAGTACGCGAAGGCCACCGCGGGCGTCGCCGTCGCCGACTCGCCGACCGGCCCGTTCCGCTACATCCGCGACCACCGCCTCCACGAGGCGCCGCCCGGGGAGCCCGACTACCAGCCCGAGAGCAAGGGCATGGCGCGCGACATGAACCTCTTCGTCGACGACGACGGGACCGCGTACATCGTCTACTCGAGCGAGGAGAACTACTCCCTCTACATCTCGAAGCTCGACGCCGACTACACCGCGCTCGCCACGGGTCCCGCCGACGCCGTCAAGGGCGTCGACTTCACGCGCCCCTACGTCGGCGCGCACCGCGAGGCGCCCGTGCTCTTCAAGTCGCACGGCACCTACTACCTGATCACCTCGGGCGCGACGGGCTGGAACCCGAACCCGGCCTCCTACGCGACCGCGACCGACATCCTCGGCACCTGGACCGACCGCGGCAACCCCGCGCAGGGCGACGGCGCCGGCACGACCTTCGGCTCGCAGAGCACCTCCGTGATCCCGATCGACCCGGCGAACGGCCGCTTCGCCTACATGGGCGACCGGTGGACCCCGGACGACCTCGCGAACGCGCCCTACATCTGGCTGCCGCTGTCCTTCGGGGAGGGCGGATCCATGACCCTCGCGAACCCGGGCACGTGGAGCGTCCGCGACATCCCGGCGTACGCGCCGTGGGAGGTCACGACCGCGATCCCCGCGACCGTGCGCGCCGACGACGCGTCCGCGCTGCCGACCGAGGTCGAGGTGACCACCGGTGGCACGACCACGACCACCGGGATCACCTGGGACGCCGCGGCGCTCGCCGGCGCCGGACCCGTGCAGCTCCGCGGCACCCTCGACGACGGGCGCACGCTCGTCCGCCGCGTCGTCGTCGTCCCGCGTGACCTCGAGTACGCGGTCGACGCGGGCGGCTGGGCCACGGCCGACTGGACGGCGATCGTCGCCGCCTCCGCCGCCGACGGGCCGCTCCTCGGCTCGGTCCCGGAGCAGCCGCTCGGCGCGGATCCCGCGACGGGCGCCACCTGGGGCTGGACCGGATCCAGCGACGTGAAGGGCGACGCCACCGGCGACCTGTACTCGACGCTGCGCTGGGCGAAGTCCGGCGCGACGCTGACGTACTCCTTCGGCGGGCTCACGCCGGGCGAGCACCGCGTGGACCTCGGGTTCTCGGACCCGTGGACCACGGCCAGCCGCGCCGCGCGCATCACGCTCAACGGGCAGGTCGTGGAGACGGCCCGGCCGTTCGGCGCCGACTCGTCGAGCGCGTACACCGCGACCGTCGGGGCGGACGGGGTGCTCAGGGTGGAGATCGCGAAGGCGGCGGGCCCGGACATCCAGGTCAGCTTCCTGATGGTGTCCGGCGGCCCGGCCGCGCTCGCCGCGCAGACGATCGCGTTCACCGCGCCGACCGGCGCGACCGCGGGCGGCGACGCGATCGCGCTGACGGCCACCGCGACCTCGGGCCTGCCCGTGTCGTTCCAGGCGTCCGGCGCGTGCACGGTCACGGGGACGCGGCTGTCGCCGACCTCCGCGGGCGTCTGCACGATCACCGCCACGCAGGCCGGGGACGACGAGTTCGCGCCCGCCGAGTCGATCACGCGCACCTTCCGGGTGCAGGCCGCCGTGCTCGACGACTTCGGGCGCCGCGGCTCCGCGGTCGGCGGATCCTGGACCGGCGACACCGCCGCCACCGCCTACCGCCTCGCGGCCGGCACGCTCCGCCCGTACCAGGGCGGCGCGCTGCTGCGACCCGAGGTGCTCGGCGCCACGCAGGAGGCGTCCGTGACGCTGACCAAGGTGGCGCGCACCGCGCGGTCCGTGGGCCTCGTGCTCAAGGCGCAGTCGGCCCGCACGGTCGACCGCGGCGCGATCACCGTGGCCTACGACGCACGGACGAAGGCGATCACGACGACCGCCATCGCGACCGACGGCACCCGCACGGCCTACCCGGCGATCCCGGTGCGACTGCTCGCGGGCGACGTGCTCACCGCGCGGTACACGGCGGACGACACGGTGGAGATCCAGCTCGGCGACGACCTCGTCGGCACGACGGAGCTCTCCGCCGCCGACGCGGCGCGCTTCCACGACGCGACCGGGCGCATCGGCGTCTGGACGCAGGGCGCGCTCCTCACCGTGCTCGACGACGTGCGCGGCGGCACGATGATCGGCTGACCCTGTGGGGCGCCCGTCCGCGCGCGGACGGGCGCCCCGCCTCAGCCCTCGCGCTCGCGCGCCCGGCGGGTCTCGCGGTCGTTCGCCTTCCGGATCCCCTCCACCAGCTCGTCCTTCGTCATCCGGCTGCGGCCGCTGACGTCGAGGCGGCGCGCGACCTCCATCAGGTGCGCCTTCGACGCGTTGGCGTCGACCCCGCCGGCCGTGCCCGCGCCGCGGTCCTCGGCGCCCGCGTCGGACGGGCCCTTTTCGTCCTTCGGTTCCCAGTGGTCGCCGACCTTCTCGAAGCCGTGCTTGAGCGCGGCGTAGGCGGTGCGCTCGGCGCGCTCGCCGGATCCGTACTGCCCCTCGGCCGCCGCGTGCGCCGCCGACCACGTGGCCTGCGCGTGCTCGGGCGAGCGGCGGATGGTGCTCGGCATGTCGTCGTCGTCGGGGGCCACGGATCCTCCTCGTGTCGCGGGCGGCCGCCTCGCGCGGCCCGTCTCCCCACTCTGCCCGCCCCGCGCGGGGACGGCCGGGTCAGCCCGCCCGGAGCGCCTCCTCGAGCGTCGTCCACGGCAGCATCGCGCACTTGACGCGGCCGACGTACCGGGAGACCCCGTCGAGCGCGACGGCGTCGCCGAACTCCTCCGGGTCGAGGTGGGACGCGCCGCGGCTCCGCATCACCTCGCGGAACGCGGCGGCGCGCGCGTGCACGGTGTCGAGGTCTACGCCGTCGAGCACGCCGACCAGCATCGAGGCCGACGCCTGCGAGATCGCGCAGCCGTGTCCCGTCCACGCGATCTCGACGACACGGCCGTCCTCGACGCGGACCCCGAGGGTGATCTCGTCCCCGCACGTCGGGTTCACCTGGTGCGCGTGCAGCGGCCAGCCCGTGGGATCGCCCTGGCCCTCGGGCGTGCGCGAGTGGTCGAGGATCAGCTCCTGGTAGAGCCCGCTCCCGCCGGCGCCCGGGGCGCTCATCGGCCGGCCCCGAAGAAGGCGGCCGCGTCCTCGACGCCCTGCAGCAGCAGGTCGACCTCGGCGTCGGTCGTGTGCAGGGTCCCGCTCGCGCGGGTGGACGCCGTGAGGCCGAGCCGCCGGTGCAGCGGCTGCGCGCAGTGGTGGCCGACGCGCACGGCGATGCCGCGGTCGTCGAGGATCTGCCCCACGTCGTGCGCGTGCACGCCCGCGAGGTCGAACGCCGCGAGCCCGACGCGGTGGCCGTCGGCGCCCGGGCCGAGCACGCGCACGCCCGTGATCCCGGAGAGACCCGTCACGAGCCGCTCCCCGATGCGTCGGCCGTGCTCCGCGATCCGGTCCATGCCGACCGCCTCGAGGTAGTCGACCGCGGCGCCCAGCGCCACGACCTGCGAGATGCGCTGCGTGCCGGCCTCGAAGCGCTGCGGCGGCGGCAGGAACTCCGCCGCCTCCATCGTCACGGTCGTGATCATCGACCCGCCTGTGAGGAACGGCGGCAGCGCCTCGAGCACCCGGCGGCGCCCGTAGAGCACCCCGATCCCCGTCGGCGCGAGCATCTTGTGCCCGGAGAAGACCGCGAGGTCGACGTCCAGCGCGCGGAGGTCGACGGGCAGGTGCGGCACGGACTGGCAGGCGTCGAGCACGACGAGGGCGCCCACCTCCCGCGCCCGCGCGACGACGGGTCCGAGCGGCGCGACCCCGCCCAGCACGTTGGAGACGTGCGCGAGCGCGACGACGCGCGTGCGCTCCGTGATCACGTCGCCCAGCGTCTCGAGCCGCAGCGCGCCCGCGTCGTCGACCGGGATGAAGCGCAGCCGGGCGCCCGTGCGGAGCGCGAGCTGCTGCCACGGGATGAGGTTCGCGTGGTGCTCCGACTCGGTGACGACGATCTCGTCGCCCTCCCGCACGCGGATGGACGCGGGCGCGGCGGCGCTCCCGAGCCCGTACGCGACGAGGTTCAGCCCCTCGGTGGCGTTGGAGGTCCACACGATCTCGCCCGCGTCGACGCCCACGAAGCGCGCGACCTTCTCCCGCGCCTCCTCGAACTCCTCGGTCGCGAGGGCCGCGAGCGTGTGCGCGCCGCGGTGGACGGCCGCGTTGCGGTGCTCCAGGTACGCGCGTTCCGCGTCCAGCACCTGGCGCGGCTTCTGGGAGGTGGCGGCCGAGTCGAGGTAGACGAGCGGGTGGCCGTTCACCTCGGAGCCGAGGAGGGGGAAGTCGCGGCGGATCCGGTCGATCTCGTCGGCGGTCAGGCCGGCGGATCGCGCCGTGCCGTCGCCGGGGGCGTCCTGGGGGGCGGTGTGCATGCTCCGAGTCCATCGTGCCGCGGCCCCCGGCGCAACACGGGCGCCGGCAGGCGACGCCCGGAGACGCGGAGGGCGCCCCCGCGACCGTGGTCGAGGGGGCGCCCGTGGCGGAGCTCCGTGCTAGCGGACGGTCACCTTGGCGGTGACGACCTTGCCCGTCTGCACCCCGGTCAGGGTGAGGGTGAGCGGTCCGCTCGTGGCCGGGGCCGTGAACGGGATGACGACCTTGCCGTCGACGACGTCGTAGGTGCCGACGAGGTCCCCGGCGGAGGTCGTGAGGGTCACCTGGCGGTCGCCGGCGAAGCGGTTGCCCGTGACGGCGATCTCCTCGCCCCGGTCGGGCCGGTAGTCGCTCGCGACGACCGACGCGCCCTTGCTGAGCGCTGCCGTGCCGCGGTCGAGCTTCAGCGCGTTCGCCATCGTGAAGAAGGTGTCGGTCTGGTCGGTGAGGCCGACGACGTTCGCCGCACCCGGGCCGTAGGCCGCGACGCGGACCTGCGTGCCCGTGTGCTGCTGCGAGCCGCCGAGGCCCGCGGTGCCGTAGGACAGCTTCATCACGCCGCCCTCGAGCGTGCGCACGGCGGCGCTGAGCGAGGTGGGCGGGGTGTTGTCCACGATCTGGCTGGAGTGCGCGTGGTCGGCCGTGACGATGACGAGCGTGTTGCCGTCCTTCTTCGCGAACGCCATGGCGGACTGGACGGCCTCGTCGAAGTCGAGCGTCTCGCCGATCTGGCCGCAGGGGTTCGCGGCGTGGTCCTGCTTGTCGATGCTGGCGCCCTCGACCTGGAGGAAGAAGCCCTTGCCGGCCTTCTTCGTGTCGAGCAGCGTGATCGCCTTGTCCGTCAGCGTGCGGAGCGAGAGGTCGCTGCCGAGGCGCTCCGGGTTGTCGGTGCAGGTCACCGGCGCGAGGTCGGCGCCGCCGACGGTCGCGGGGGTGGGCGCGAAGCGCGTCGGGAAGTTGCCGGGGGTGAACAGCCCGAGCACGGGCGCGGTCTGGTCGGCGGTCGTCACGCCGGCGAGGCCGGCGGCGTCCTGGACGACCTGGTAGCCGCGCTGGTCGGCCTGGGCGAACAGGGTCTGGCCCTCGTAGCGCCCGGCCTTGGCGGTCTGGGTGAAGCTCGCGGATCCGCCGCCGAACGTGACGTCGGGGCGCGTGTCGAGCAGCTGCTCGCTGATGGATCCGAGGCCGCCGGCCGCGAGCGCGTCGTCGCCGCACGAGGCGGAGTCGGGCCCGTAGCAGGAGCGGCTGTCGACGTGCGCGACCTGGACCGCCGGGGTGGCGTCCTGGATCTCGGCGGTGCTGACGTCGCCGGTGCGCAGGCCGTTAGCCTTCGCGATCTCGGTGA
The genomic region above belongs to Clavibacter phaseoli and contains:
- a CDS encoding GIY-YIG nuclease family protein, yielding MTSTGSAPCRAEGCAAVVEPGAPVPLCAAHLVAAAAWAERAHGVEDVLPSPCPACGSRLGVRYPSGWLCAVCEWRHGEHPDGELAPPRVDVVYYIRFGDRMKIGTSANPRQRLGTLRHDELLAFERGGRAIERARHAEFARQRFARTEWFELDAELRAHVAALAAGQPDPWELLARWRSEALASRVS
- a CDS encoding zinc-ribbon domain-containing protein gives rise to the protein MPEPVDAWWARRRWSRGLDVPYPVGTYREAWASFPVLIRQYHPDLNRGITLTQVPPAADVLLTWQCDVGHVFVATPEEQRRRPGRERRRSSWCPDCAEAAAPRTPVLPMADQVRWPGASPLVAGPVAGVSGSDAAGGSPSSAVGSGSAPARPRRGARDGRPAVGGTTRERRGKDGTPSTAGPAERRASSAAAAAATPARRRRSPAVCGKTPDLPVGEPFASACAPPPASAVEERLRQELAARLDHTPGLTAVRLARPFFEHLEAWPDILLPELRVAIEYDSTGRHGLEHVGRREEADRRKDRALRSAGWEVIRIRTGKLPPLGPYDLCVSGLTRGTVDLLLDRLREIRGPFLVDAYLREAPPSAAAG
- a CDS encoding GNAT family N-acetyltransferase, which produces MPDLATDRLLLRRFTDADSPFLLDLHARPEVMRWIGSGATQADPAQAAARAARYAALDHPVRGIWAIEDRDGGALLGTLLLKELPASAAPLAGDDPAPRDAPAEGETEIGWHLHPDAWGRGVATEAARRVLAHAAEGGLARVLAVTNPANAPSQAVCRRIGMRPLGRTRAYYDADCELFRVDLP
- a CDS encoding glycoside hydrolase family 43 protein, encoding MITQPSAPGRGTPAAGEAPSPARRRGIRALAVTAGLATALSLTGLPAHAATPAPAPAAARAAAPAAATPPAPAAVEDATFTPGEARLDTAGKVIQAHGGQIVPSVDEAGDTIYYWYGEDRSNGYASSPGVHVYSSRDLEAWTDEGLALRAMSSPDQFDADPYFAGLYGDLDADARAAVYEDLGTVPAAGSTRPAAILERPKVIHNAATGQWVMWIHTDGPTATSDAQYAKATAGVAVADSPTGPFRYIRDHRLHEAPPGEPDYQPESKGMARDMNLFVDDDGTAYIVYSSEENYSLYISKLDADYTALATGPADAVKGVDFTRPYVGAHREAPVLFKSHGTYYLITSGATGWNPNPASYATATDILGTWTDRGNPAQGDGAGTTFGSQSTSVIPIDPANGRFAYMGDRWTPDDLANAPYIWLPLSFGEGGSMTLANPGTWSVRDIPAYAPWEVTTAIPATVRADDASALPTEVEVTTGGTTTTTGITWDAAALAGAGPVQLRGTLDDGRTLVRRVVVVPRDLEYAVDAGGWATADWTAIVAASAADGPLLGSVPEQPLGADPATGATWGWTGSSDVKGDATGDLYSTLRWAKSGATLTYSFGGLTPGEHRVDLGFSDPWTTASRAARITLNGQVVETARPFGADSSSAYTATVGADGVLRVEIAKAAGPDIQVSFLMVSGGPAALAAQTIAFTAPTGATAGGDAIALTATATSGLPVSFQASGACTVTGTRLSPTSAGVCTITATQAGDDEFAPAESITRTFRVQAAVLDDFGRRGSAVGGSWTGDTAATAYRLAAGTLRPYQGGALLRPEVLGATQEASVTLTKVARTARSVGLVLKAQSARTVDRGAITVAYDARTKAITTTAIATDGTRTAYPAIPVRLLAGDVLTARYTADDTVEIQLGDDLVGTTELSAADAARFHDATGRIGVWTQGALLTVLDDVRGGTMIG
- a CDS encoding ChaB family protein codes for the protein MAPDDDDMPSTIRRSPEHAQATWSAAHAAAEGQYGSGERAERTAYAALKHGFEKVGDHWEPKDEKGPSDAGAEDRGAGTAGGVDANASKAHLMEVARRLDVSGRSRMTKDELVEGIRKANDRETRRAREREG
- the sufU gene encoding Fe-S cluster assembly sulfur transfer protein SufU gives rise to the protein MSAPGAGGSGLYQELILDHSRTPEGQGDPTGWPLHAHQVNPTCGDEITLGVRVEDGRVVEIAWTGHGCAISQASASMLVGVLDGVDLDTVHARAAAFREVMRSRGASHLDPEEFGDAVALDGVSRYVGRVKCAMLPWTTLEEALRAG
- a CDS encoding aminotransferase class V-fold PLP-dependent enzyme; this encodes MHTAPQDAPGDGTARSAGLTADEIDRIRRDFPLLGSEVNGHPLVYLDSAATSQKPRQVLDAERAYLEHRNAAVHRGAHTLAALATEEFEEAREKVARFVGVDAGEIVWTSNATEGLNLVAYGLGSAAAPASIRVREGDEIVVTESEHHANLIPWQQLALRTGARLRFIPVDDAGALRLETLGDVITERTRVVALAHVSNVLGGVAPLGPVVARAREVGALVVLDACQSVPHLPVDLRALDVDLAVFSGHKMLAPTGIGVLYGRRRVLEALPPFLTGGSMITTVTMEAAEFLPPPQRFEAGTQRISQVVALGAAVDYLEAVGMDRIAEHGRRIGERLVTGLSGITGVRVLGPGADGHRVGLAAFDLAGVHAHDVGQILDDRGIAVRVGHHCAQPLHRRLGLTASTRASGTLHTTDAEVDLLLQGVEDAAAFFGAGR
- the phoA gene encoding alkaline phosphatase, whose amino-acid sequence is MTTTPSRTRRRVLPIAAAAVAATILLPAGAFAAGMALSQNGGAQRLAGDQTAQIRSEIKNASAKNVILLIGDGMGDSEITIARDYAYGAAGRLPGLDAPPLTGQYTTYSLERSGERKGKPDYVPDSAATGSGWATGTKTYDGAISVDIDGKPQATLTEIAKANGLRTGDVSTAEIQDATPAVQVAHVDSRSCYGPDSASCGDDALAAGGLGSISEQLLDTRPDVTFGGGSASFTQTAKAGRYEGQTLFAQADQRGYQVVQDAAGLAGVTTADQTAPVLGLFTPGNFPTRFAPTPATVGGADLAPVTCTDNPERLGSDLSLRTLTDKAITLLDTKKAGKGFFLQVEGASIDKQDHAANPCGQIGETLDFDEAVQSAMAFAKKDGNTLVIVTADHAHSSQIVDNTPPTSLSAAVRTLEGGVMKLSYGTAGLGGSQQHTGTQVRVAAYGPGAANVVGLTDQTDTFFTMANALKLDRGTAALSKGASVVASDYRPDRGEEIAVTGNRFAGDRQVTLTTSAGDLVGTYDVVDGKVVIPFTAPATSGPLTLTLTGVQTGKVVTAKVTVR